A single genomic interval of Streptomyces graminofaciens harbors:
- a CDS encoding ABC transporter permease: protein MTQPVSPPRGGTDKVTPVSAPPAWRTLVFRADVRTLSLLGVLAALIVIGGITKPDEFLDTRNLQLVLTQASVIGVVTVGMTFVITSGGIDLSVGAIVALASVWATTVATQEYGFAGILFTAVIVGVGCGLVNGLLIAYGGIVPFIATLAMLASARGLALQITDGSTQIVSVDTILDLGERDAYVLGVPPLVLVFAVVTAIGWLLLNRTTFGRRTVAVGGNAEAARLAGIDVRRQRLYLYLLSGLCCGIAAFLLIVLSGSGQNTNGNLYELDAIAAAIIGGTLLSGGRGTITGSVLGVLIFTTITNIFALNNLQSDVQQIAKGAIIVAAVLVQRRTATTT from the coding sequence ATGACGCAGCCCGTGTCCCCGCCCCGGGGCGGCACCGACAAGGTGACACCCGTCAGCGCACCACCCGCCTGGCGCACCCTCGTGTTCCGCGCCGACGTCCGCACCCTCTCGCTGCTCGGCGTCCTCGCCGCCCTGATCGTCATCGGCGGCATCACCAAACCGGACGAGTTCCTCGACACCCGCAATCTCCAACTCGTCCTCACCCAGGCCTCGGTGATCGGTGTCGTCACCGTCGGCATGACCTTCGTCATCACCTCCGGCGGCATCGACCTCTCCGTCGGCGCGATCGTCGCACTGGCCTCGGTCTGGGCGACCACGGTCGCCACCCAGGAGTACGGCTTCGCGGGCATCCTCTTCACCGCCGTGATCGTGGGCGTCGGGTGCGGCCTGGTGAACGGACTGCTCATCGCGTACGGCGGGATCGTCCCCTTCATCGCCACGCTCGCCATGCTCGCCTCGGCCCGGGGGCTCGCCCTCCAGATCACCGACGGCAGCACGCAGATCGTCAGCGTCGACACGATCCTGGACCTCGGCGAACGCGACGCGTATGTCCTCGGCGTCCCGCCGCTCGTTCTCGTCTTCGCGGTCGTGACCGCCATCGGCTGGCTGTTGCTGAACCGCACGACCTTCGGGCGGCGCACGGTCGCCGTCGGTGGCAACGCGGAGGCGGCGCGGCTGGCGGGCATCGACGTCCGACGGCAGCGGCTGTATCTGTACCTGCTCTCCGGGCTGTGCTGCGGCATCGCCGCGTTCCTGCTGATCGTGCTCTCCGGTTCCGGCCAGAACACCAACGGCAACCTCTACGAACTCGACGCCATCGCCGCAGCGATCATCGGCGGCACCCTGCTCAGCGGCGGCCGGGGAACCATCACCGGCTCCGTGCTCGGCGTCCTGATCTTCACGACGATCACCAACATCTTCGCGCTGAACAACCTACAGAGCGACGTCCAGCAGATCGCCAAGGGCGCGATCATCGTCGCGGCCGTGCTGGTCCAGCGGCGCACGGCGACCACCACCTGA
- a CDS encoding sugar ABC transporter ATP-binding protein, with protein MAPEPPLLTMSGITKSFPGVRALDGVDLDVQAGEVHCLLGQNGAGKSTLIKVLAGAHQPDGGTITWRGEPVTLKSPIAAMRLGIATIYQELDLVEGLSVAENVHLGHEPTAAGFVVRGKAARSSTAALLRRLGHPEIDAARLVGELPAAQQQIVSMARALSHDVRLIVMDEPSAALDPDEVDNLFRIVGDLTADGVAVVYISHRLEEIRRIGDRVTVLKDGRAVAGGLPAKSTPTREVVALMTGRNVEYVFPDRPLAPPTAGAPVLEVRGLARDGEFEPFDLEVRPGEIVGLAGLVGSGRSEILETIYGARKPTSGQVSVAGRQLRLGSVPAAVRAGLGLAPEERKAQALLMLESVTRNVSVSSMSRFARGGWIDRGAELKGARAATRELSLRPDNPSVPVRTLSGGNQQKAVLARWLLRGCRVLLLDEPTRGVDVGARAELYAVVRRLADEGLAVLLVSSEVPEVLGLADRVLVLREGRVVHTAPARELDEHRVLDLVMEGSPVTVEGSPAS; from the coding sequence ATGGCACCAGAACCACCGCTGCTCACCATGTCCGGCATCACCAAGTCGTTCCCCGGAGTCCGGGCCCTCGACGGCGTCGACCTCGACGTCCAGGCCGGAGAAGTGCACTGCCTGTTAGGCCAGAACGGCGCCGGCAAGTCCACGCTCATCAAGGTCCTGGCCGGCGCCCACCAGCCCGACGGCGGCACGATCACCTGGCGGGGCGAGCCCGTCACCCTCAAGTCCCCGATCGCCGCCATGCGCCTCGGCATCGCCACCATCTACCAGGAACTCGACCTGGTGGAAGGCCTGTCGGTGGCCGAGAACGTCCACCTCGGGCACGAACCCACGGCCGCCGGCTTCGTCGTACGGGGAAAGGCGGCGCGCTCCTCAACTGCCGCACTGCTCAGGCGACTCGGGCATCCTGAGATCGATGCGGCCCGGCTGGTCGGAGAGTTGCCGGCCGCCCAGCAGCAGATCGTGTCGATGGCCCGGGCGCTCTCCCACGACGTACGGCTCATCGTCATGGACGAGCCGTCCGCCGCGCTCGACCCGGACGAGGTCGACAACCTGTTCAGGATCGTCGGGGACCTGACCGCCGACGGGGTCGCCGTCGTCTACATCTCGCACCGCCTGGAGGAGATCCGCCGCATCGGCGACCGGGTGACCGTGCTGAAGGACGGCCGGGCCGTGGCCGGTGGGCTGCCCGCGAAGTCGACGCCGACGCGCGAGGTGGTGGCGCTGATGACCGGCCGGAACGTCGAGTACGTCTTCCCGGACCGCCCGCTTGCGCCACCCACGGCCGGCGCCCCTGTGCTGGAGGTACGGGGGCTGGCCCGCGACGGCGAGTTCGAGCCCTTCGACCTGGAGGTCCGGCCCGGTGAGATCGTGGGCCTCGCCGGACTCGTCGGTTCGGGGCGGTCGGAGATCTTGGAGACCATCTACGGCGCCCGCAAGCCGACTTCCGGTCAAGTATCGGTAGCGGGGCGGCAGTTGAGGCTCGGCAGCGTACCGGCCGCCGTACGCGCCGGGCTCGGGCTCGCCCCCGAGGAGCGCAAGGCGCAGGCGCTGCTGATGCTGGAGTCCGTCACCAGAAACGTCTCCGTGTCGTCCATGTCCCGCTTCGCACGCGGCGGCTGGATCGACCGGGGAGCGGAGCTGAAGGGCGCACGGGCCGCCACCCGGGAACTGTCGCTGCGCCCCGACAACCCGTCCGTACCGGTACGCACCCTCTCCGGCGGCAACCAGCAGAAGGCGGTCCTCGCCCGCTGGCTGCTGCGCGGCTGCCGGGTGCTGCTGCTCGACGAGCCGACCCGGGGCGTCGACGTGGGCGCCCGCGCCGAGCTGTACGCGGTCGTGCGGCGCCTCGCCGACGAGGGCCTGGCCGTCCTGCTGGTCTCCAGCGAGGTCCCCGAGGTGCTCGGCCTCGCCGACCGGGTGCTCGTACTGCGCGAGGGCCGCGTCGTGCACACCGCGCCCGCCCGTGAACTCGACGAGCACCGCGTGCTCGACCTCGTGATGGAAGGAAGCCCCGTGACTGTTGAAGGGAGCCCTGCGTCATGA
- a CDS encoding ROK family transcriptional regulator, with translation MTARPANAHQARLLRLLRDGGPNSRAQLGDQIDLSRSKLAVEVDRLLETGLVVADGLAASRGGRRSHNIRLAPALRFLGVDIGATSIDVAVTNAELEILGHINQPTDVRDGPVAVFEQVLAMAAKLKASGLAEGFDGAGIGVPGPVRFPEGVPVAPPIMPGWDGFPVREALSQELGCPVMVDNDVNLMAMGEQHAGVARSVGDFLCVKIGTGIGCGIVVGGEVHRGTTGSAGDIGHILAVPDGRPCACGNRGCLEAHFSGAALARDAKDAAQQGLSAQLASRLEANGTLTGVDVAAAAAAGDATALDLIREGGNRTGQVIAGLVSFFNPGLVVIGGGVTGLGHTLLAAIRTQVYRQSLPLATGNLPIVLGELGPTAGVIGAARLISDHLFSPA, from the coding sequence ATGACGGCTCGACCTGCGAACGCCCACCAGGCCCGGCTGCTACGGCTGTTGCGTGACGGCGGCCCCAACTCCCGTGCCCAACTGGGCGATCAGATCGACCTCTCCCGTTCGAAGCTGGCCGTCGAGGTGGACCGACTGCTGGAGACGGGCCTGGTCGTGGCCGACGGACTCGCCGCCTCGCGCGGCGGTCGCCGCTCGCACAACATCCGACTCGCCCCCGCACTCCGCTTCCTCGGCGTCGACATCGGCGCGACCTCCATCGACGTCGCCGTCACCAACGCGGAGTTGGAGATCCTCGGACACATCAACCAACCCACCGATGTCCGGGACGGCCCCGTCGCCGTCTTCGAACAAGTCCTCGCCATGGCCGCCAAGCTGAAGGCCTCCGGGCTCGCGGAAGGGTTCGACGGCGCCGGCATCGGCGTACCCGGACCGGTCCGCTTCCCCGAAGGCGTCCCCGTGGCCCCGCCGATCATGCCCGGCTGGGACGGCTTCCCGGTCCGTGAGGCGCTCAGCCAGGAACTCGGCTGCCCGGTCATGGTCGACAACGACGTGAACCTGATGGCGATGGGGGAGCAGCACGCGGGCGTCGCCCGTTCCGTGGGTGACTTCCTCTGCGTCAAGATCGGCACCGGCATCGGCTGCGGCATCGTCGTCGGCGGCGAGGTCCACCGCGGTACGACGGGCAGCGCCGGCGACATCGGGCACATCCTCGCCGTACCCGACGGCCGCCCCTGCGCCTGCGGCAACCGGGGCTGCCTGGAGGCCCACTTCAGCGGCGCCGCGCTCGCCCGCGACGCCAAGGACGCCGCCCAGCAGGGCCTCTCGGCGCAACTCGCCTCCCGCCTGGAGGCCAACGGCACCCTGACCGGTGTCGACGTCGCCGCGGCCGCCGCCGCCGGTGACGCCACCGCGCTCGACCTGATACGCGAGGGCGGCAATCGCACCGGCCAGGTCATCGCCGGACTCGTCAGCTTCTTCAACCCCGGCCTGGTGGTGATCGGCGGCGGGGTGACCGGCCTCGGCCACACGCTGCTCGCCGCGATCCGCACCCAGGTCTACCGCCAGTCACTTCCCCTCGCGACCGGCAACCTGCCCATCGTCCTGGGGGAGTTGGGCCCCACCGCCGGAGTCATCGGCGCCGCCCGGCTCATCAGCGACCACCTGTTCTCGCCCGCGTAA
- a CDS encoding GntR family transcriptional regulator: protein MLSTGLPQGAVPKLERPGPLRDRVYEALLELITTRALRPGQHLVESELAGHLGVSRQPVREALQRLNTEGWVDLRPAQGAFVHEPTEEEADQLLTVRTLLEAEAARLAAANAGTAGITVLEELCAEGERAVAADDVDGAVAMNARFHAKIMELAGNAVLAELAAQVDRRVRWYYTPVARRRGHQSWVEHRDLIAAISARDEQRATEVMRAHTEHTRKTYHEREK, encoded by the coding sequence ATGTTGTCGACAGGACTTCCGCAAGGGGCGGTGCCCAAGCTCGAACGTCCCGGTCCGCTCCGCGACCGCGTCTACGAGGCCCTGCTCGAACTCATCACCACGCGCGCCCTGCGCCCCGGCCAGCACCTGGTCGAGAGCGAGCTGGCCGGGCACCTCGGGGTGTCCCGCCAGCCCGTGCGCGAGGCACTTCAGCGGTTGAACACCGAGGGCTGGGTCGATCTGCGGCCCGCCCAGGGCGCGTTCGTGCATGAGCCGACGGAGGAGGAGGCCGACCAACTCCTCACCGTACGCACGCTGTTGGAGGCAGAGGCCGCCCGGCTCGCCGCCGCCAACGCGGGCACCGCCGGGATCACCGTCCTGGAGGAGCTGTGCGCCGAGGGCGAGCGCGCGGTGGCCGCCGACGACGTGGACGGCGCGGTCGCGATGAACGCCCGCTTCCACGCCAAGATCATGGAGCTGGCGGGCAACGCGGTCCTCGCCGAACTCGCCGCCCAGGTCGACCGCCGCGTCCGCTGGTACTACACCCCGGTCGCCCGCCGGCGAGGCCACCAGTCCTGGGTGGAGCACCGCGACCTGATCGCCGCGATCTCGGCCCGCGACGAACAGCGGGCCACCGAGGTGATGCGCGCGCACACGGAACACACGCGGAAGACGTACCACGAGCGCGAGAAGTAG
- a CDS encoding beta-ketoacyl-ACP synthase III, with translation MNGSRIAAVGHYQPAKVLTNEDLAGLVDTSDEWIRSRVGINTRHIAGPDEPVDELAAHAAAKALATAGLGADSVDLVVVATSTAVDRSPNMAARVAHRLGIPSPAAMDVNVVCAGFTHALATADHAVRAGAATRALVIGADKMSEVTDWTDRTTCVLVGDGAGAAVVEAADSDVPGIGPVLWGSVPEMGHAVRIEGTPARFAQEGQSVYRWATTKLPPIARAACEKAGLAPADLAAVVLHQANLRIIEPLAEKIGAVNAVVARDVTESGNTSAASIPLAFSKLVERGEISTGDPVLLFGFGGNLSYAGQVVRCP, from the coding sequence ATGAACGGCTCGCGCATCGCCGCCGTCGGCCACTACCAGCCCGCCAAGGTTCTCACCAACGAGGACCTGGCGGGCCTGGTCGACACCAGTGACGAGTGGATCAGGAGCCGTGTCGGAATCAACACCCGGCACATCGCCGGACCCGACGAACCCGTCGACGAACTGGCCGCGCACGCCGCGGCCAAGGCACTCGCCACCGCCGGCCTCGGCGCCGACAGCGTCGACCTGGTCGTCGTCGCCACCTCCACGGCCGTCGACCGCTCCCCGAACATGGCCGCCCGGGTCGCGCACCGGCTCGGCATCCCGTCCCCGGCCGCCATGGACGTCAATGTCGTCTGTGCCGGGTTCACCCACGCCCTCGCCACCGCCGACCACGCCGTGCGCGCCGGGGCCGCCACTCGCGCCCTCGTCATCGGCGCCGACAAGATGTCCGAGGTCACGGACTGGACCGACCGTACGACCTGCGTCCTCGTCGGGGACGGGGCGGGCGCCGCGGTCGTCGAGGCCGCCGACTCCGATGTGCCCGGCATCGGCCCGGTGCTGTGGGGCTCGGTGCCCGAGATGGGGCACGCCGTACGCATCGAGGGCACGCCCGCGCGGTTCGCCCAGGAGGGGCAGAGCGTCTACCGCTGGGCCACCACCAAGCTGCCGCCCATCGCCCGCGCGGCCTGCGAGAAGGCCGGGCTCGCGCCCGCCGACCTCGCCGCGGTCGTCCTGCACCAGGCCAACCTGCGCATCATCGAGCCCCTCGCGGAGAAGATCGGCGCGGTGAACGCCGTGGTCGCCCGCGATGTCACCGAGTCCGGCAACACCTCGGCCGCCAGCATCCCGCTCGCCTTCTCCAAGCTGGTCGAACGCGGCGAGATCTCCACGGGCGACCCCGTCCTGCTCTTCGGCTTCGGCGGCAACCTCTCCTACGCGGGCCAGGTCGTCCGCTGCCCGTGA
- a CDS encoding MFS transporter small subunit codes for MSSSESSPNPPDRRPLIVLAWLWVGIPLGYGLYELVRKATQLFTG; via the coding sequence ATGTCGTCGAGCGAAAGCAGTCCGAATCCGCCTGACCGGCGGCCACTGATCGTCCTGGCCTGGCTCTGGGTGGGGATTCCACTCGGGTACGGCCTGTACGAACTGGTCCGCAAGGCCACGCAACTGTTCACCGGGTGA
- a CDS encoding OFA family MFS transporter — protein MSPPVAPPGWSRWLVPPAALSVHLSIGQAYAWSVFKPPLEAALGLSGTQSALPFQLGIVMLGLSAAFGGTLVERNGPRWAMTVALICFSSGFLLASLGAATEQYWLIVFGYGFVGGIGLGIGYISPVSTLIKWFPDRPGMATGIAIMGFGGGALIASPWSAQMLESFGADSSGIALAFLVHGLSYAVFMMLGVLLVRVPRGEAPVSTDSGPSVLEGPQVSARNAIRTPQFWCLWVILCMNVSAGIGILEKAAPMITDFFAKSATPVSVTAAAGFVALLSAANMTGRIVWSSTSDLIGRKNIYRVYLGVGALMYLLIALFGDSSKPLFIVCALVILSFYGGGFATIPAYLKDLFGTYQVGAIHGRLLTAWSTAGVLGPLIVNWIADRQEEAGKDGPDLYGLSFFIMIGLLAIGFVANELVRPVHPRFHIPSPREAADVVERKQSESA, from the coding sequence ATGAGTCCCCCCGTCGCCCCTCCGGGCTGGAGCCGATGGCTCGTCCCCCCGGCCGCCCTCTCCGTCCACCTCTCCATCGGACAGGCCTACGCCTGGAGCGTGTTCAAGCCGCCGCTCGAAGCCGCCCTCGGCCTGAGCGGCACCCAGAGCGCGCTGCCCTTCCAGCTAGGCATCGTCATGCTCGGTCTGTCCGCCGCGTTCGGCGGGACGCTCGTGGAGCGCAACGGCCCGCGCTGGGCCATGACCGTGGCCCTGATCTGCTTCTCCTCCGGCTTCCTGCTCGCCTCGCTCGGCGCGGCCACCGAGCAGTACTGGCTGATCGTCTTCGGCTACGGCTTCGTCGGCGGCATCGGCCTGGGCATCGGCTACATCTCGCCCGTCTCGACCCTGATCAAGTGGTTCCCGGACAGGCCCGGCATGGCCACCGGCATCGCGATCATGGGCTTCGGCGGCGGTGCGCTGATCGCCTCGCCCTGGTCCGCGCAGATGCTGGAGTCCTTCGGCGCCGACTCCTCCGGCATCGCCCTCGCCTTCCTCGTGCACGGACTGTCGTACGCCGTGTTCATGATGCTCGGCGTGCTGCTGGTGCGGGTTCCGCGCGGCGAGGCCCCTGTGAGCACTGACAGCGGACCGAGCGTCCTGGAGGGCCCGCAGGTCTCCGCCCGCAACGCCATCCGCACCCCGCAGTTCTGGTGTCTGTGGGTCATCCTCTGTATGAACGTCTCCGCGGGCATCGGCATCCTGGAGAAGGCCGCCCCGATGATCACGGACTTCTTCGCCAAGTCCGCCACCCCGGTCTCCGTCACCGCCGCAGCCGGTTTCGTCGCGCTGCTCTCCGCGGCCAACATGACCGGCCGTATCGTCTGGTCGTCCACCTCCGACCTGATCGGGCGGAAGAACATCTACCGCGTCTACCTGGGCGTCGGCGCGCTGATGTATCTGCTGATCGCGCTGTTCGGCGACTCCTCCAAGCCGCTGTTCATCGTATGCGCCCTGGTGATCCTCTCCTTCTACGGCGGCGGTTTCGCCACCATCCCCGCCTATCTGAAGGACCTCTTCGGCACCTACCAGGTCGGCGCGATCCACGGCCGGCTGCTCACCGCCTGGTCCACGGCCGGTGTCCTCGGGCCGCTGATCGTCAACTGGATCGCCGACCGACAGGAGGAGGCGGGCAAGGACGGCCCCGACCTCTACGGCCTCTCCTTCTTCATCATGATCGGCCTGCTCGCCATCGGCTTCGTCGCCAACGAGCTGGTCCGGCCGGTCCACCCCCGTTTCCACATCCCGTCCCCGAGGGAGGCAGCCGATGTCGTCGAGCGAAAGCAGTCCGAATCCGCCTGA
- a CDS encoding 2-dehydropantoate 2-reductase, with amino-acid sequence MKVAVLGAGAIGAYVGAALHRAGADVHLVARGPHLAAMRRDGVRVLSSRGDFTARAHSTDDPAEIGPVDFVLLGLKANSYAACGPLIEPLLHSTTAVIAAQNGIPWWYFHRHGGPHDGHRVESVDPGGAVSAVLAPERAVGCVVYAATELEGPGVVRHLEGTRFSIGEPDRTVSARCRAFSEAMVAGGLKCPVEPDIRGDIWIKLLGNISFNPISALARATMRQMCLHGGTRKVIETMMAETLAVAEALGCEVGVSIERRMAGAERVGDHRTSTLQDLERGKPLELDVLLAAVVELADITGVEVPTLRTVHAISDLLALRSAA; translated from the coding sequence ATGAAAGTCGCAGTTCTCGGCGCCGGTGCGATCGGCGCCTATGTCGGCGCCGCGCTCCACCGCGCCGGCGCGGACGTGCATCTCGTCGCCCGTGGACCGCATCTGGCGGCCATGAGGCGGGACGGGGTGCGTGTGCTCAGCTCGCGCGGGGACTTCACCGCCCGCGCCCACTCGACCGACGACCCGGCCGAGATCGGCCCGGTCGACTTCGTCCTCCTGGGCCTCAAGGCCAACTCGTACGCGGCGTGCGGGCCGCTGATCGAGCCCTTGCTGCACAGCACCACGGCGGTGATCGCCGCCCAGAACGGCATCCCCTGGTGGTACTTCCACCGGCACGGCGGCCCCCACGACGGCCACCGTGTCGAGAGCGTGGACCCCGGCGGCGCGGTCAGTGCGGTGCTCGCGCCCGAACGGGCCGTCGGCTGTGTCGTCTACGCGGCGACCGAACTCGAAGGCCCTGGTGTCGTAAGGCACTTGGAAGGCACCCGGTTCTCCATCGGGGAACCGGACCGCACGGTCTCGGCGCGCTGCCGGGCGTTCAGCGAGGCCATGGTGGCGGGTGGCCTGAAGTGCCCGGTCGAGCCCGACATCCGGGGCGACATCTGGATCAAGCTGCTCGGCAACATCTCGTTCAACCCGATCAGCGCCCTGGCCCGCGCGACCATGCGGCAGATGTGTCTGCACGGCGGCACCCGCAAGGTCATCGAGACGATGATGGCCGAGACGCTGGCCGTCGCCGAGGCATTGGGCTGCGAGGTCGGTGTCTCCATCGAGCGGCGGATGGCGGGCGCCGAGCGCGTCGGCGACCACCGCACCTCCACGCTCCAGGACCTGGAGCGCGGCAAACCGCTGGAACTCGACGTACTCCTCGCCGCCGTCGTCGAGCTGGCGGACATCACCGGTGTCGAGGTGCCCACGCTCCGCACCGTGCACGCCATCTCGGACCTGCTCGCACTGAGGAGCGCCGCATGA
- a CDS encoding molybdopterin oxidoreductase family protein has product MRKRQPKTYTRLTHPLVRDSRDEPFRQAGWDEALDRAARGLAAARGAFGMFSCARATNEMNYVAQKFARVVMGTNNVDSCNRTCHAPSVAGLTAAFGSGGGTSSYEEIEHTDVIVMWGSNARFAHPIFFQHVLKGIRNGARMYAVDPRRTSTAEWAESWLGLNVGTDIPMAHAIGREIIHAGLANEAFIERATSGFDEYRALVEPWTLSLAEKVTGVPAAAIRQLAHAYARAERAQLCWTLGITEHHNGTDNVRALINLSLLTGHVGRWASGLQPLRGQNNVQGGGDMGAIPNRLPGFQDILDPDSRLRFESAWDTVIQPHYGLNLTEMFEAMEKGSLKAVYCIGENPAQSEADSEQAVRRMRQLDFLVVQDIFLTKTAELADVVLPATAGWAETDGTTTNSERRVQRVRRAVTPPGEAREDIDIICDLASRLGHEWKYADAEAVWNELRSVSPDHYGMTYERLQEHQGIQWPCPSTEQLEPTYLHGRLWDPDPAKRGRLAPFGIVQHDPPVDLTDEEYPVRLTTGRRLDSYNTGVQSGGYASPLRRGEYIELCPEDAERYGVVVGEEVRVSSRRGSVVAPVWIDLALRPGLAFMTMHFPDEVDTNQLTIEANCPIAGTAEFKASAIRIEKLVEKLAEKSPATAVRS; this is encoded by the coding sequence ATGAGGAAACGTCAACCGAAGACCTACACCCGTCTCACCCACCCGTTGGTGCGGGACTCCCGCGACGAACCCTTCCGGCAGGCCGGCTGGGACGAGGCCCTGGACCGCGCCGCCCGGGGCCTGGCAGCCGCACGGGGTGCGTTCGGCATGTTCTCGTGCGCCCGTGCCACCAACGAGATGAACTACGTGGCGCAGAAGTTCGCCCGGGTGGTCATGGGCACCAACAACGTCGACTCCTGCAACCGGACCTGCCACGCACCGAGCGTCGCCGGTCTGACCGCTGCCTTCGGATCCGGCGGCGGCACCTCCTCGTACGAGGAGATCGAGCACACCGACGTCATCGTGATGTGGGGCTCCAACGCCCGCTTCGCCCACCCGATCTTCTTCCAGCACGTGCTGAAGGGGATAAGGAACGGGGCCCGCATGTACGCGGTCGACCCGAGGCGGACGTCCACCGCCGAGTGGGCGGAGAGCTGGCTGGGGCTGAACGTCGGCACCGACATCCCGATGGCCCACGCGATCGGCCGCGAGATCATCCACGCCGGGCTCGCCAACGAGGCGTTCATCGAGCGGGCGACCAGCGGCTTCGACGAGTACAGGGCCCTCGTCGAGCCATGGACGCTGTCCCTCGCCGAGAAGGTGACGGGCGTACCGGCCGCCGCCATACGGCAGCTGGCGCACGCGTACGCCCGTGCCGAGCGCGCCCAGCTGTGCTGGACGCTCGGCATCACCGAGCACCACAACGGCACGGACAACGTACGCGCGCTGATCAATCTGTCGCTGTTGACGGGCCATGTGGGGCGTTGGGCCTCGGGATTGCAGCCCCTGCGCGGCCAGAACAACGTGCAGGGCGGCGGCGACATGGGCGCGATCCCCAACCGGCTGCCCGGCTTCCAGGACATCCTCGACCCCGACAGCCGGCTGAGGTTCGAGTCGGCGTGGGACACCGTCATCCAGCCGCACTACGGGCTGAACCTGACGGAGATGTTCGAGGCCATGGAGAAGGGCTCGTTGAAGGCCGTGTACTGCATCGGGGAGAACCCGGCGCAGTCGGAGGCGGACAGCGAGCAGGCGGTACGGCGCATGCGGCAGCTGGACTTCCTCGTCGTGCAGGACATCTTCCTGACCAAGACGGCGGAGCTGGCGGACGTCGTGCTGCCCGCGACCGCCGGGTGGGCGGAGACGGACGGTACGACGACCAACAGCGAGCGCCGCGTTCAGCGGGTGCGCAGGGCGGTCACCCCGCCCGGCGAGGCGCGCGAGGACATCGACATCATCTGCGACCTGGCCTCCCGGCTCGGGCACGAGTGGAAGTACGCCGACGCCGAGGCCGTCTGGAACGAGCTGCGGTCGGTGTCGCCGGACCACTACGGGATGACGTACGAGCGTCTTCAGGAGCACCAGGGCATCCAGTGGCCGTGCCCGAGCACGGAGCAGTTGGAACCGACCTATCTGCACGGCCGGTTGTGGGACCCCGACCCGGCGAAGCGGGGCAGGCTCGCCCCGTTCGGGATCGTCCAGCACGATCCGCCGGTCGATCTGACGGACGAGGAGTACCCGGTCCGGCTGACCACCGGGCGGCGGCTCGACTCGTACAACACCGGTGTGCAGAGCGGGGGTTACGCGTCCCCGCTGCGGCGCGGGGAGTACATCGAGCTGTGCCCGGAGGACGCGGAGCGCTACGGGGTCGTGGTCGGCGAGGAGGTTCGGGTGTCCTCGCGGCGCGGGTCGGTGGTGGCGCCGGTGTGGATCGACCTGGCCCTGCGGCCGGGCCTCGCCTTCATGACCATGCACTTTCCCGACGAGGTGGACACCAACCAGCTGACGATCGAGGCGAACTGCCCGATCGCGGGGACGGCGGAGTTCAAGGCGTCGGCGATCCGGATCGAGAAGCTGGTCGAGAAGCTGGCCGAGAAATCGCCCGCCACGGCCGTGAGGAGCTGA